The Elaeis guineensis isolate ETL-2024a chromosome 13, EG11, whole genome shotgun sequence genome includes a region encoding these proteins:
- the LOC105033821 gene encoding CASP-like protein 2B1, giving the protein MRPGIGVSPGNVPVYYGGGHLKAVERRVKVAEVVLRWVIFGLGVLAAALVASDTQVTNIFSLEKKAKFTDMKALVFLVIANAIAAGYSLIQGLRCAVSMIKGSVLFDKALALVIFSCDQVMAYVTLAAVAAAAQSAVLGEFGQSELQWMKLCNLYRRFCSRVGEGILSSFVVSLGMVSLSGLSAFNLFRLFGNNKGKTRG; this is encoded by the exons ATGAGGCCAGGGATTGGAGTTAGCCCAGGAAACGTGCCTGTGTACTATGGGGGAGGGCACCTGAAGGCAGTGGAAAGAAGAGTGAAGGTGGCTGAGGTGGTGCTTAGGTGGGTGATCTTCGGGCTGGGAGTGCTTGCTGCTGCTCTTGTGGCCTCTGACACCCAGGTCACCAACatcttctccttggaaaagaaggccaAGTTTACAGATATGAAAGCGTTGGT GTTTCTGGTGATTGCTAATGCGATAGCTGCAGGTTATAGTCTCATCCAGGGTTTGAGGTGTGCGGTGAGCATGATTAAAGGGAGTGTGCTCTTCGACAAGGCCTTGGCTTTGGTTATTTTCTCATGTGATCAG gtgatggcatatgtgacaCTGGCTGCAGTGGCAGCAGCAGCACAATCAGCGGTGCTCGGGGAGTTTGGGCAGTCAGAGCTGCAGTGGATGAAGTTATGCAATCTCTATAGGCGGTTCTGTTCTCGAGTTGGGGAGGGAATTCTGAGTTCATTTGTTGTTAGCCTTGGCATGGTCAGCCTCTCTGGTCTATCTGCCTTTAACCTCTTTCGTTTGTTTGGGAATAACAAAGGAAAGACTAGGGGTTGA